The Triticum dicoccoides isolate Atlit2015 ecotype Zavitan chromosome 6A, WEW_v2.0, whole genome shotgun sequence genome has a window encoding:
- the LOC119314600 gene encoding wall-associated receptor kinase 2-like, with amino-acid sequence MATTTILLLLIVLPPLVAAAAAAQRVALPGCRDRCGNITVPYPFGIGAGCFRDDGQQGFQLECDDDGPGSSPPRLAVFGYNHRLGALSLAAGEARAYLNATRECYNSTGGLLDRKGTFMSLGTSPYLFSSTKNRLVALGCPNLGFFVDAAGYYVSGCMSVCRPSRYALPGPCTGVGCCQSAIPPGISFFEPHQRNFPPQQDDNSAFISNATSCHYVFLVEAEWFSYSDRVFLNRTDDFDVPVVLDWAVRNVDNCSAARRNATDFACRSARSECFDAVNGPGYRCNCSSGYDGNPYLDGGAEDIDECKLKDEYPCYGICTNTQGSYTCQCPSGTSGDATAKNGCRPKDKFTLALKVVTGVSVGVFLSVFMCFWLYLGLQKRKLIKAKQSFFEHNEGVILQQQMRGTAGGGGSGFKIFSEEELKKATNNFAADQILGRGGHGIVYRGVLEDKTIVAIKKSKMMEATETKEFAREMLILSQINHRNVVKLHGCCLEVEVPMLVYEYVSNGTLYHYIHGREGHDTNKALDTRLRIAAESAEALSYMHSSASPPILHGDVKTANILLDGSLTAKVSDFGASKLAPSDEVEIATLVQGTCRYLDPEYLMTCQLTDKSDVYSFGVVLLELLTGKKVLCFDGPEEDRSLVSRFTTAVKAGQHGELLDGRVRVEMGPETLEEVRHLVMWCVSMIREERSSMKEVAEKLEALRRYQRNPWGQAGADPEEGQSLLGRDIEQQRDVNYIFKPQDGLNLEEGSTYTFSL; translated from the exons ATGGCGACCACCACCATACTGCTGCTGCTCATCGTGCTGCCTCCGctggtggcggcagcggcggcggctcagCGCGTGGCGCTGCCGGGGTGCCGCGACAGGTGCGGCAACATCACCGTCCCCTACCCCTTCGGCATCGGCGCCGGCTGCTTCCGCGACGACGGCCAGCAGGGCTTCCAGCTCGAGTGCGACGACGACGGCCCCGGCAGCTCCCCGCCACGCCTCGCCGTGTTCGGTTACAACCACCGCCTGGGGGCCCTCTCGCTCGCGGCCGGCGAGGCCCGCGCCTACCTCAACGCGACGAGGGAGTGCTACAACTCCACCGGCGGGCTCCTTGACCGGAAAGGCACGTTCATGTCCCTCGGAACTAGCCCTTACCTCTTCTCGTCCACCAAGAACCGCCTGGTGGCGCTCGGCTGCCCCAACCTCGGCTTCTTCGTCGACGCCGCCGGCTACTACGTCAGCGGCTGCATGTCCGTGTGCCGGCCGTCGCGGTACGCCCTGCCGGGCCCCTGCACCGGCGTCGGGTGCTGCCAAAGCGCGATACCGCCCGGGATCAGCTTCTTCGAGCCGCACCAGCGCAACTTCCCGCCGCAGCAGGACGACAACTCCGCCTTCATCAGCAACGCCACGTCGTGCCACTACGTCTTCCTCGTCGAGGCGGAGTGGTTCAGCTACAGCGACCGCGTCTTCCTCAACCGCACCGACGACTTCGACGTGCCCGTCGTGCTCGACTGGGCCGTCCGGAACGTCGACAACTGCAGCGCCGCCAGGCGCAACGCCACCGACTTCGCCTGCCGGAGCGCGCGCAGCGAGTGCTTCGACGCCGTCAACGGCCCCGGGTACCGGTGCAACTGCTCCAGCGGCTACGACGGCAACCCGTACCTCGACGGTGGAG CTGAAGACATCGACGAGTGCAAACTGAAAGATGAATACCCCTGCTACGGGATCTGCACAAACACGCAGGGGAGCTACACTTGCCAATGCCCTTCCGGGACAAGTGGAGATGCCACCGCAAAAAATGGCTGCCGGCCAAAGGACAAGTTCACCTTAGCTCTGAAGGTCGTTACAG GAGTCAGTGTGGGGGTGTTCTTGTCAGTGTTCATGTGCTTCTGGCTCTACTTAGGGCTGCAGAAGAGAAAGCTCATCAAGGCAAAGCAGAGCTTCTTCGAGCACAACGAAGGCGTCATCCTACAGCAGCAGATGCGTGGCACTGCCGGGGGAGGCGGTAGCGGGTTCAAAATATTCTCAGAAGAGGAGCTCAAGAAGGCGACAAACAACTTTGCCGCTGACCAGATCCTCGGTCGCGGCGGCCACGGCATTGTCTACAGAGGTGTTCTGGAGGACAAGACCATAGTGGCCATCAAGAAGTCCAAGATGATGGAGGCGACAGAGACCAAGGAGTTCGCGAGGGAGATGCTCATCCTGTCCCAAATCAACCACCGGAACGTCGTCAAGCTGCACGGCTGCTGCCTCGAGGTGGAGGTGCCGATGCTAGTCTACGAGTACGTCTCCAACGGCACTCTCTACCATTACATCCATGGCCGCGAGGGCCACGACACCAACAAGGCACTCGACACCCGCCTACGGATAGCGGcggagtcggccgaggcgctgtCGTACATGCACTCATCAGCCTCGCCACCAATCCTCCACGGCGATGTCAAGACAGCCAACATCCTGCTCGACGGTAGCCTCACGGCCAAAGTCTCCGACTTCGGGGCATCGAAGCTAGCACCAAGTGACGAGGTTGAGATTGCGACACTGGTACAAGGCACCTGCAGGTACTTGGACCCGGAGTACCTCATGACATGCCAGCTGACGGACAAGAGTGATGTGTACAGCTTTGGCGTCGTTCTGCTCGAGCTCTTGACAGGGAAGAAGGTGCTCTGCTTCGACGGGCCAGAGGAGGACAGGAGCCTTGTGTCCCGATTCACTACCGCCGTGAAAGCCGGCCAGCACGGCGAGCTCCTTGACGGTCGGGTGAGAGTAGAGATGGGCCCCGAGACGTTGGAAGAAGTTAGGCACCTCGTGATGTGGTGTGTGAGCATGATCAGGGAGGAGCGCTCGTCGATGAAGGAAGTTGCAGAGAAGTTGGAAGCTCTGAGAAGGTATCAGCGGAACCCATGGGGTCAGGCGGGTGCTGACCCGGAGGAGGGGCAAAGCTTGCTTGGCAGAGACATAGAGCAACAACGTGATGTGAATTATATATTCAAACCGCAAGACGGGCTCAATCTTGAAGAGGGCAGTACATACACTTTTAGCTTGTAG